A stretch of the Flavobacterium aquiphilum genome encodes the following:
- a CDS encoding HlyD family secretion protein, whose translation MEKKKTNTKFIIILLVLILTGGTYGIVKYIHSQGHEETDDAQIEKNMNPIIPRVSGYISKVYVKDNDYVKKGDTLFTIDKRDYQLKIEEANAALIGAEGGYEVAKEDIGSALASIAVSDANVQSAGGNIETAKIRLGRATSDYVRYENLYKNHSITKQQYEQALAAKQEAESQVRILQQQQKASAYQKSVIEAKSRVTNKQTEVAAANIKKAKALLEVAQLNLTYTVVTAAIDGQVSKIDIQPGQLVQQGQSLFFIINNNEAWVVANFKETQLNKMVIGQKVTVRVDAYPDYDFEGTLTSFSPATGSRFSLLPPDNATGNFVKTIQRLPVKISLNASNDPQKIKLLRPGMNADVDVHLK comes from the coding sequence ATGGAAAAGAAAAAAACAAACACAAAATTCATCATAATCCTATTGGTTTTGATCCTAACAGGAGGAACTTACGGAATCGTAAAATACATCCATTCTCAAGGACACGAAGAAACAGACGATGCCCAAATTGAGAAAAACATGAATCCTATTATCCCAAGAGTTTCGGGATATATCAGCAAAGTATATGTTAAGGATAATGATTATGTAAAAAAGGGAGATACTTTATTTACCATTGACAAAAGAGATTATCAATTAAAAATTGAAGAAGCAAACGCAGCTTTAATCGGTGCTGAAGGTGGTTATGAAGTAGCCAAAGAAGATATTGGAAGTGCATTGGCTAGCATTGCCGTTTCGGATGCTAACGTTCAATCGGCTGGAGGAAATATTGAAACTGCCAAAATCAGATTGGGCAGAGCAACTAGTGATTATGTTCGTTACGAAAACCTATACAAAAATCACTCGATCACAAAACAACAATACGAACAAGCATTGGCCGCCAAACAAGAAGCTGAAAGCCAAGTACGTATTTTGCAACAACAACAAAAAGCGAGTGCTTACCAAAAATCGGTAATCGAAGCAAAATCAAGAGTTACCAATAAACAAACGGAAGTTGCGGCTGCCAATATCAAAAAAGCAAAAGCATTGCTTGAAGTGGCTCAATTAAACCTGACTTACACTGTGGTAACCGCTGCTATTGACGGACAAGTTTCAAAAATTGACATTCAACCGGGACAACTGGTACAACAAGGACAATCTTTATTTTTCATCATCAATAACAATGAAGCTTGGGTTGTGGCTAATTTTAAAGAAACACAATTGAACAAAATGGTTATTGGCCAAAAAGTAACGGTAAGAGTAGATGCATATCCTGACTATGATTTTGAAGGAACGCTTACTTCTTTTTCACCGGCTACAGGATCCCGTTTTTCATTACTTCCTCCGGATAACGCAACTGGAAACTTTGTAAAAACCATCCAAAGATTACCGGTAAAAATAAGCCTTAACGCTTCAAACGATCCTCAAAAAATAAAATTGCTTCGTCCGGGTATGAACGCTGACGTGGATGTTCATTTGAAGTAA
- a CDS encoding TolC family protein, with amino-acid sequence MKVRNLMLFGSFFIGVSSINAQDKTNIKLEEAIQLAWTKSNEISLANTKVETKKQELQSAKNTQYPDLKINGQLLQLTEPTVKLDINAGSGAFPVPDRIMIGQASLNIPVFAGMKIQNGIKLQDNLFQAENAMASKTKEDVAMRVINYYANLYKVQRTIELLKENQKSANQRVTDFIALEKNGIIPRNDLLKAQLQASKIQLSLDEALNNEKVINYYLVTLLKLPTETKLVVNESDLINLHKDEVPSDEKPAFENRKDLEALQFQEKATQNNVKIAKGAYYPSVALVGGYAALNMNNIVTLENAMFFGVGVSYDISGILKNGTQVKIAESKALEVKNTEELLKDNIRVQVQQSITNYDLAIKQNIVYKEAVDQATENYRIVKDKYENGLSDTNDLLEADVEQLKSKISETIAKVDVIQRYYELLSATGQLSQTFNLSKI; translated from the coding sequence GCTTGGACAAAAAGTAATGAAATCTCATTGGCCAACACCAAAGTAGAAACCAAGAAACAGGAATTACAATCGGCCAAGAACACGCAATACCCGGACCTGAAAATCAACGGGCAATTGCTTCAATTAACCGAACCAACAGTAAAATTAGACATCAATGCTGGATCTGGAGCTTTTCCTGTACCGGATAGAATAATGATAGGCCAAGCCAGTTTAAATATCCCTGTATTTGCCGGAATGAAAATTCAAAACGGTATAAAACTTCAGGATAATTTATTTCAGGCTGAAAATGCGATGGCATCCAAGACTAAAGAAGATGTGGCCATGAGAGTGATAAACTACTATGCCAATCTTTATAAAGTACAAAGAACCATCGAATTATTGAAGGAAAACCAAAAAAGCGCCAATCAACGTGTTACGGATTTTATTGCTTTGGAAAAAAACGGAATCATTCCTCGAAATGATTTATTGAAAGCGCAACTTCAGGCTTCAAAAATTCAGTTGTCACTTGACGAAGCGTTAAACAATGAAAAAGTAATCAATTACTATCTCGTAACTTTGTTAAAATTACCAACAGAGACTAAATTGGTTGTTAATGAAAGTGATTTGATTAATCTTCACAAAGATGAAGTCCCATCAGACGAGAAACCCGCTTTTGAAAACAGAAAAGATTTGGAGGCATTGCAATTTCAGGAAAAAGCAACTCAAAACAATGTCAAAATTGCCAAAGGAGCCTACTACCCTAGCGTAGCTTTGGTGGGTGGATATGCTGCTTTGAACATGAACAATATCGTAACTTTGGAAAATGCGATGTTCTTTGGTGTAGGCGTATCTTACGACATCAGCGGAATCCTTAAAAATGGTACACAAGTAAAAATTGCAGAAAGTAAAGCTCTTGAAGTAAAAAACACTGAGGAACTTTTAAAAGACAACATTAGAGTTCAAGTACAGCAGTCAATTACCAATTATGATTTGGCAATAAAACAAAACATTGTTTACAAAGAAGCTGTTGATCAGGCAACTGAAAATTACCGAATCGTAAAAGATAAATACGAAAACGGTCTTTCGGACACCAATGATTTACTTGAAGCCGATGTAGAACAACTGAAATCAAAAATAAGCGAAACCATTGCCAAAGTTGACGTGATTCAAAGATATTACGAATTACTTTCGGCTACAGGACAATTATCACAAACCTTCAACCTTTCAAAAATATAA